A single region of the Pseudomonas granadensis genome encodes:
- the urtC gene encoding urea ABC transporter permease subunit UrtC, giving the protein MNQPLLVTATQKAGPKVTIAVGAVVLASLIALPLLSLLPAENALSISAYTLTLVGKILCYAIVALALDLVWGYAGLLSLGHGLFFALGGYAMGMYLMRQAAGDGLPAFMTFLSWSELPWYWTGTSSFVWALCLVVLAPGLLALVFGFFAFRSRIKGVYFSIMTQALTFAGMLLFFRNETGFGGNNGFTNFRTILGFGITEPGTRAVLFLATVLLLVASLFIGWRLAQSKFGRVLTALRDAENRLMFCGYDPRGFKLFVWVLSAVLCGLAGALYVPQVGIINPSEMSPTNSIEAAVWVALGGRGTLIGPLLGAGVVNGMKSWFTVAFPEYWLFFLGALFIVVTLYLPKGVIGLLKKRGEQ; this is encoded by the coding sequence ATGAACCAGCCTCTGTTAGTCACGGCCACACAAAAGGCCGGGCCGAAAGTCACCATCGCGGTTGGCGCGGTAGTGCTCGCCTCGCTGATCGCCCTGCCACTGCTGTCGTTGTTGCCAGCGGAAAATGCACTGTCGATCTCGGCGTACACCCTGACGCTGGTCGGCAAAATCCTCTGCTACGCCATCGTCGCCCTGGCGCTGGATCTGGTCTGGGGCTATGCCGGGCTGTTGTCGCTCGGCCACGGTCTGTTCTTCGCCCTCGGCGGCTATGCGATGGGCATGTACCTGATGCGTCAGGCCGCCGGCGATGGCTTGCCGGCGTTCATGACGTTTCTATCGTGGAGCGAATTGCCGTGGTACTGGACCGGCACCAGCAGCTTTGTCTGGGCGCTGTGCCTGGTGGTATTGGCGCCGGGTCTGCTGGCGCTGGTGTTCGGATTCTTCGCCTTCCGCTCGCGGATCAAAGGCGTGTATTTCTCGATCATGACCCAGGCCCTTACCTTCGCCGGCATGCTCCTGTTCTTCCGCAACGAGACTGGATTCGGCGGCAACAACGGTTTTACCAATTTCCGCACGATCCTCGGTTTCGGCATCACCGAACCGGGCACCCGTGCGGTGCTGTTTCTGGCCACCGTGTTGCTGCTGGTGGCGAGTCTGTTCATCGGCTGGCGTCTGGCGCAGAGCAAGTTCGGCCGTGTGCTGACAGCGCTGCGCGATGCGGAAAACCGTTTGATGTTCTGCGGCTACGACCCGCGCGGTTTCAAGCTGTTCGTCTGGGTGTTGAGCGCGGTGTTGTGCGGTCTGGCCGGGGCCTTGTATGTGCCGCAGGTGGGCATCATCAACCCGAGCGAAATGTCGCCGACCAACTCGATCGAGGCGGCGGTGTGGGTCGCTCTTGGCGGACGCGGCACGCTGATCGGACCGCTGCTCGGCGCCGGCGTGGTCAACGGCATGAAGAGCTGGTTCACCGTGGCTTTCCCGGAATACTGGCTGTTCTTCCTCGGCGCGCTGTTCATCGTCGTGACGCTGTACCTGCCCAAAGGCGTGATCGGTCTGCTGAAGAAACGAGGTGAACAATGA
- the urtB gene encoding urea ABC transporter permease subunit UrtB: protein MPTAIHRFIYAIALLLPILAHAGDAEDFVAANPTQQARLLEAWAAQPDPARIELLGALQQGELSIDGQTKTLRLNNRLRGLIDTAMASHQLLAADAKIRLSAAQQLQKSAKPAQLKFLDQQLAGEKDETVHAALSLALANLQLVDTDPAVRLAAVRLLGETGDPLARTRLEGLLEPGVENDAGVRTAAETSLAQVKRKLLIGEVLGQAFSGMSLGSILLLAALGLAITFGLLGVINMAHGEMLMLGAYSTYVVQLMFQRYAPQAIEFYPLIALPVAFFVTAAIGMALERTVIRHLYGRPLETLLATWGISLMLIQLVRLVFGAQNVEVANPAWLSGGIQVLPNLVLPYNRIVIIAFALFVVVLTWLLLNKTRLGLNVRAVTQNRNMAACCGVPTGRVDMLAFGLGSGIAGLGGVALSQIGNVGPDLGQSYIIDSFLVVVLGGVGQLAGSVLAAFGLGIANKILEPQIGAVLGKILILALIILFIQKRPQGLFALKGRVID, encoded by the coding sequence ATGCCCACTGCCATACACCGATTTATCTATGCCATCGCACTCTTGCTGCCAATACTGGCGCACGCCGGCGACGCCGAAGACTTCGTCGCGGCCAACCCGACGCAACAGGCCAGACTGCTGGAAGCCTGGGCCGCGCAGCCCGATCCGGCGCGTATCGAACTGCTCGGCGCCTTGCAACAAGGCGAGTTGAGCATCGACGGCCAAACCAAAACCTTGCGCCTGAACAACCGCTTGCGGGGTCTGATCGACACCGCGATGGCCAGCCATCAATTGCTCGCCGCCGACGCCAAAATCCGTCTGAGCGCCGCGCAGCAATTGCAGAAAAGCGCGAAACCCGCGCAACTGAAATTCCTCGACCAGCAACTGGCTGGTGAAAAGGACGAAACCGTCCACGCCGCCCTAAGCCTGGCGCTGGCCAATCTGCAACTGGTCGACACCGACCCGGCCGTGCGTCTGGCCGCCGTGCGCCTGCTCGGCGAAACCGGCGATCCGCTGGCGCGCACACGTCTTGAAGGCCTGCTCGAACCGGGTGTGGAAAACGACGCCGGCGTGCGCACCGCCGCTGAAACCAGCCTCGCCCAGGTCAAACGCAAACTGCTGATCGGCGAAGTCCTCGGTCAGGCGTTCAGCGGCATGTCCCTCGGCTCGATTCTGCTGCTCGCGGCGCTCGGTCTGGCGATCACCTTCGGCCTGCTCGGGGTGATCAACATGGCCCACGGCGAGATGCTGATGCTCGGCGCCTACTCGACCTACGTGGTGCAGTTGATGTTCCAGCGCTACGCACCGCAGGCCATCGAGTTCTACCCTTTGATCGCGTTGCCGGTGGCATTTTTCGTCACGGCGGCGATCGGCATGGCGCTGGAGCGCACGGTGATTCGCCACCTCTATGGCCGCCCGCTGGAAACCCTGCTCGCCACCTGGGGCATCAGCCTGATGCTCATCCAACTGGTGCGTCTGGTGTTCGGTGCGCAGAACGTTGAAGTCGCCAACCCGGCCTGGCTGTCGGGCGGTATTCAAGTGCTGCCGAACCTGGTGCTGCCGTACAACCGCATCGTGATCATCGCGTTCGCACTGTTCGTGGTGGTGCTGACCTGGCTGCTGCTGAACAAGACCCGCCTGGGCCTGAACGTGCGCGCCGTCACCCAGAACCGCAACATGGCCGCTTGCTGCGGCGTGCCGACCGGGCGGGTCGACATGCTCGCGTTCGGCCTCGGTTCGGGCATCGCCGGCCTTGGTGGAGTAGCGCTGAGCCAGATCGGCAACGTCGGTCCCGACCTCGGCCAGAGCTACATCATCGACTCGTTTCTGGTGGTGGTGCTCGGCGGCGTCGGGCAGCTCGCCGGTAGCGTGCTCGCGGCATTTGGCTTAGGCATCGCCAACAAGATTCTCGAACCGCAGATCGGTGCGGTGCTCGGCAAGATCCTGATCCTCGCGCTGATCATTCTGTTCATTCAGAAACGTCCGCAAGGCCTCTTCGCACTGAAAGGACGGGTGATCGACTGA
- the urtA gene encoding urea ABC transporter substrate-binding protein: protein MKRRSLIKAFTLTASIAAMGMTWTVQAAETIKVGILHSLSGTMAISETSLKDMALMTIDEINAKGGVNGKMLEPVVVDPASNWPLFAEKGRQLLTQDKVAVVFGCWTSVSRKSVLPVFEELNGLLFYPVQYEGEEMSPNVFYTGAAPNQQAIPAVEYLMSEEGGSAKRYFLLGTDYVYPRTTNKILRAFLHSKGVADKDIEEVYTPFGHSDYQTIVANIKKFSAGGKTAVISTVNGDSNVPFYKELANQGLKATDVPVVAFSVGEEELRGIDTKPLVGNLAAWNYFESVENPVNQKFVADWKAYAKKHNLPGADKAVTNDPMEATYVGIHMWAQAVEKAKSTDVDKVREALAGQTFAAPSGYTLTMDKTNHHLHKPVMIGEIQSDGQFNVVWQTEGPVRAQPWSPFIQGNDKKPDYAVKSN from the coding sequence ATGAAGCGTCGCAGTTTGATCAAGGCTTTCACACTCACGGCATCCATTGCCGCGATGGGCATGACCTGGACTGTCCAGGCCGCCGAGACCATCAAGGTCGGGATTCTGCATTCGTTGTCCGGGACCATGGCGATCTCCGAAACATCGCTCAAGGACATGGCCCTGATGACCATCGATGAGATCAACGCCAAGGGCGGTGTGAACGGCAAGATGCTCGAGCCGGTGGTGGTCGACCCGGCGTCCAACTGGCCGCTGTTCGCTGAAAAGGGCCGGCAACTGCTGACCCAGGACAAGGTCGCTGTGGTGTTCGGCTGCTGGACTTCGGTGTCGCGCAAATCGGTGCTGCCGGTGTTCGAAGAACTCAACGGTCTGCTGTTCTATCCGGTGCAATACGAAGGCGAAGAGATGTCGCCGAACGTGTTCTACACCGGCGCGGCGCCGAACCAGCAGGCGATCCCGGCGGTGGAATACCTGATGAGCGAAGAAGGCGGCAGCGCCAAGCGCTATTTCCTGCTCGGCACCGACTACGTTTACCCGCGCACCACCAACAAGATTTTGCGCGCGTTCCTGCACTCCAAAGGCGTGGCTGACAAGGACATCGAAGAGGTCTACACGCCGTTCGGTCACAGCGATTACCAGACCATTGTTGCCAACATCAAAAAGTTCTCGGCCGGCGGCAAGACAGCGGTCATTTCGACAGTCAATGGCGACTCCAACGTGCCGTTCTATAAAGAGCTGGCCAACCAGGGTCTGAAGGCCACCGACGTGCCGGTTGTCGCGTTCTCGGTCGGTGAAGAAGAGCTGCGCGGCATCGACACCAAGCCGCTGGTGGGCAACCTCGCGGCGTGGAACTACTTTGAATCCGTCGAGAACCCGGTGAACCAGAAGTTCGTCGCAGACTGGAAAGCCTACGCGAAGAAACACAACCTGCCGGGCGCCGACAAAGCGGTGACCAACGATCCGATGGAAGCGACTTATGTCGGCATCCATATGTGGGCGCAGGCCGTCGAAAAAGCCAAATCCACCGACGTCGACAAGGTCCGCGAAGCCCTCGCCGGCCAGACCTTCGCCGCGCCGTCCGGTTACACCCTGACCATGGACAAGACCAACCACCACCTGCACAAACCGGTGATGATCGGCGAGATCCAGAGCGACGGTCAGTTCAACGTCGTATGGCAAACCGAAGGCCCGGTGCGCGCCCAACCGTGGAGCCCGTTCATTCAGGGCAACGACAAGAAGCCCGATTATGCGGTGAAGAGCAACTGA
- a CDS encoding DUF4329 domain-containing protein, with the protein MSDMSGHAVVPSGKSGLPPLSPAFLSEDDAAYWVHARIPLKAKTEYGSVILLRPDGKFVASSPVPGGLTGFDLSNLIDADVMGNPQPPSGYRFAASIHSHVARHKEFGSAYPALDEPSLRLLVNFFSASDFMAVADRRKWFRSAYLSGPDGTLLKYTPSGSPAEREYYHWHEAGARPGHEPWTHDALSIIQKLAALGELRVIVSNADWGHSVGVVPADWQRGQGFSSGKVTELPLMTRVCPTAERAVLAALKSRGAQTAGLLLKKLTGKQYVATHARSDGMSGWDAQKIFPLCADGQLQLPRGYALEGFYGVSRPDPARFPPAQPWLYENFFTPQDIAVAIAANGRSQRWSGKRQLSLYMQTRDQAMLQYAFSASAIETALSVEHADGTVADNGVQARLMAGTLRPREFVSMLVLAGTLNVVRGSALWAQLGPVSLNWQPFANFHWPVLSRDFLSADDAARYAHEQIGIRRDRQYAGYVFQRNDKRFVVTEPLEGDIDTLSQGRLYPVDNLGRTIFPDEHQLHARYVSHVALSRLDPVHVEYHRWTPQEALLSLQMLSAEELRQVLQDGIALYCSGARDSLIRFTPSASAAAKDLAIRLGTAQQPGTLARELDAGSVRPLAFVREQAVAGALISLIDDVTWGYRGRIAADWSLPVLPASTSSERPAPAPVAPVPTLPAPTVPTPTLARPFLPLPLPLPWRRPAFVAYGALFASADEAAHRQYARDTRLQDDKRAWFGFILKHSTREEFIATELIPVSERRDNLFDLSSVFASLPREPWYRYPEGFDLFGSFYSHQRVKDPSERPVDWLAHYFITPEDLTVAMSCSPGSPGGGADLPAALYIASREGALLKYRRSQTSKLFHDQTSQTTLDNIKRDLASTAMLPTDFVHEVASSGELSVLRTSLCWDRPGLVKATWQPYANLERRWLSPAFQSADDAAVYARGQLPGAADKTWGGLILHRADGLYVATLPVEVSREDFDSTEILPEEGRGAGVFPSGCRISARYRSRVVRELSVAFSAVEKEIYLNMLSVDTVYSAFTRRLKNWDEYLFAPDGALIRYQAGVWERLRADLLAALSDNQRVPATLDADLIKQRIHSGELKPIAWIDSLARIGYLYVVIGSEVWGSPRAVHRWVPYTGDLEPQADYIKAVSDPPCGPVFIQADAAARYVHEALVSRDTLTFGAILYAREGVYLATLPLTAQRSELALDRIFVRGQWLRGYAWQALYLRAPLPPVGVRANDVRHSFFTPDDIQQACRRATTPQGYKPIYFSCADGALLRLQLHAFEPGEFFDRFGQVELRANSFLSREQAAIDERAMARGRFGFTEYVRRMARAGRLEVIATSDCWSRHGQVDEDWQPRLADTPHEQRWLEHPVPALGPIFHHPDDAARYAHQRVDSETLGQIGYEGAVLARSTSQRFVPLEPIAGFAHGDSLRAQLFRTTSDSQSRLPPLRLFDGYACVASHQFNRSQNTTPTMDIEQIGAHFPTPDRLHAHTHDLKNRGLDIERYYYSTPGHALLEYVPDYSADESALLLSAHSLVFRGGRWLSRLSPAEFVAQLRQLGELRVLVAGDYWRQTGRLRGSWKTRRQQSPLAGTLRLRDEL; encoded by the coding sequence ATGAGTGACATGTCAGGGCACGCCGTTGTGCCCTCTGGAAAATCCGGGCTGCCGCCGCTGAGCCCAGCCTTTTTGTCAGAAGACGATGCGGCCTATTGGGTACATGCGCGTATTCCGCTCAAGGCAAAAACGGAGTACGGCAGCGTGATCCTGCTGCGCCCGGACGGGAAGTTCGTTGCCAGTTCACCGGTGCCCGGCGGCCTCACCGGGTTCGACCTGAGTAACCTCATTGATGCCGATGTCATGGGTAATCCCCAGCCACCCTCGGGCTATCGCTTCGCGGCGAGCATCCACAGCCATGTTGCACGCCACAAGGAGTTTGGCTCGGCGTATCCCGCGCTGGACGAGCCGAGCCTGCGGCTATTGGTCAATTTTTTCTCGGCCAGCGATTTCATGGCCGTTGCAGACAGGCGCAAGTGGTTTCGCAGCGCCTATCTGTCCGGGCCCGACGGGACATTGCTCAAGTACACCCCCAGCGGTTCACCGGCGGAGCGCGAGTACTACCACTGGCACGAAGCAGGCGCACGACCGGGGCACGAACCCTGGACGCATGACGCGTTGAGCATCATCCAGAAACTGGCGGCGCTCGGCGAGCTGAGGGTCATCGTGTCGAATGCTGACTGGGGCCACTCGGTGGGCGTCGTACCGGCGGACTGGCAGCGCGGGCAGGGTTTTTCATCAGGCAAGGTGACCGAACTGCCGCTGATGACCCGTGTGTGCCCCACTGCCGAACGTGCCGTGCTTGCCGCACTGAAATCCCGAGGTGCACAGACTGCCGGGCTGCTGCTGAAGAAACTGACCGGTAAACAATACGTCGCCACCCATGCCCGCTCAGACGGTATGTCAGGGTGGGATGCGCAAAAGATTTTTCCGCTGTGTGCCGACGGCCAGCTGCAATTGCCGCGGGGCTACGCACTGGAAGGCTTCTACGGCGTCTCGCGCCCGGACCCTGCGCGATTCCCGCCGGCGCAGCCGTGGCTCTATGAGAACTTTTTCACGCCGCAGGATATCGCTGTGGCCATCGCTGCCAATGGTCGCAGCCAACGCTGGTCCGGCAAACGGCAATTGTCGCTGTACATGCAGACCCGCGACCAGGCGATGTTGCAATACGCTTTCAGCGCCAGTGCAATTGAAACGGCGCTGAGCGTCGAGCATGCCGACGGCACTGTCGCCGACAATGGCGTGCAGGCAAGGTTGATGGCCGGCACCCTGCGCCCGCGCGAGTTTGTCTCGATGCTGGTATTGGCCGGCACGCTGAACGTGGTGCGCGGCAGTGCCTTGTGGGCGCAACTGGGGCCTGTGAGCCTGAATTGGCAGCCGTTCGCGAATTTTCACTGGCCGGTGTTGAGCCGGGACTTTCTCAGCGCCGATGACGCGGCCCGGTACGCCCATGAGCAAATCGGCATCCGTCGTGACCGGCAGTACGCCGGGTATGTGTTCCAGCGCAACGACAAACGCTTCGTCGTAACCGAGCCGCTGGAAGGCGACATCGATACGCTCAGCCAGGGGCGGCTCTATCCGGTTGACAACCTCGGCCGGACGATTTTCCCCGACGAGCATCAGTTGCACGCCCGCTATGTTTCTCATGTGGCGCTGTCGCGGCTGGACCCGGTGCATGTCGAGTATCACCGGTGGACGCCGCAGGAGGCGTTGCTCAGCCTGCAAATGCTGAGCGCCGAAGAACTGCGTCAGGTATTACAGGACGGGATCGCTCTGTATTGCTCGGGCGCGCGCGACAGTCTGATCCGCTTTACGCCTTCTGCGAGCGCAGCAGCCAAGGATCTAGCCATCCGCCTCGGCACTGCTCAACAACCCGGAACACTGGCGCGCGAACTGGACGCCGGTAGCGTGCGACCGCTGGCGTTTGTCCGCGAGCAAGCGGTGGCTGGCGCGTTGATCAGCCTGATCGATGATGTAACGTGGGGCTATCGTGGGCGCATCGCAGCGGACTGGAGCCTGCCGGTATTACCCGCCTCAACGTCCAGCGAACGACCTGCACCAGCACCGGTTGCGCCCGTACCGACCTTGCCTGCACCGACCGTCCCCACGCCGACATTAGCCCGGCCGTTCTTGCCATTGCCGCTGCCATTGCCGTGGCGACGTCCGGCATTCGTCGCCTACGGCGCACTCTTTGCTTCTGCGGACGAAGCTGCACACCGTCAGTACGCTCGCGACACACGCTTGCAGGACGACAAACGCGCATGGTTCGGCTTCATTCTCAAGCACAGCACGCGCGAGGAATTTATCGCCACCGAACTGATCCCGGTCAGCGAGCGGCGCGACAATCTGTTCGATCTGAGTAGCGTTTTCGCCTCGCTGCCCCGCGAGCCCTGGTATCGATATCCCGAAGGCTTCGATCTGTTTGGCAGCTTCTATTCTCATCAACGGGTAAAAGATCCGTCCGAGCGTCCCGTAGACTGGCTGGCGCATTACTTCATCACGCCCGAAGATTTGACCGTTGCGATGTCTTGTTCGCCGGGGAGTCCGGGGGGCGGCGCGGATTTGCCCGCCGCCTTGTATATCGCCAGCCGCGAAGGCGCGCTGCTGAAATACCGGCGCAGCCAAACCAGCAAACTGTTTCACGATCAAACCTCGCAAACCACACTTGACAATATCAAGCGCGACCTCGCTTCTACCGCGATGTTGCCGACGGATTTCGTTCATGAGGTGGCCAGTAGCGGCGAACTGTCGGTGCTGCGCACGAGCCTGTGCTGGGATCGACCAGGCCTTGTCAAAGCGACCTGGCAACCCTACGCCAATCTTGAGCGCCGCTGGCTGAGCCCGGCGTTCCAAAGCGCTGACGACGCAGCGGTGTATGCCCGGGGCCAGTTGCCGGGCGCTGCCGACAAGACCTGGGGCGGCTTGATCCTGCACCGAGCGGACGGACTGTACGTGGCCACGCTACCGGTCGAAGTGTCACGCGAAGATTTTGACAGCACCGAGATCCTGCCAGAAGAGGGCCGCGGCGCTGGCGTGTTTCCTTCCGGCTGCAGGATTTCGGCGCGTTATCGATCGCGCGTCGTGCGTGAGTTGTCGGTGGCATTTTCAGCGGTGGAGAAAGAGATCTACCTGAACATGCTGTCGGTCGACACCGTTTATTCGGCGTTCACCCGCCGCTTGAAAAACTGGGATGAATACCTGTTCGCACCGGATGGAGCGTTGATCCGTTATCAGGCCGGTGTGTGGGAGAGATTGCGAGCTGATCTGCTGGCGGCTTTGTCGGATAACCAGAGGGTGCCTGCCACTCTCGACGCCGATCTGATCAAACAACGCATACACAGCGGTGAGCTGAAACCGATTGCCTGGATCGATTCCCTTGCCAGAATCGGCTATTTGTACGTTGTGATCGGCAGCGAAGTCTGGGGCTCGCCCCGCGCGGTGCACCGGTGGGTACCTTATACCGGGGATCTGGAACCCCAGGCGGATTACATCAAGGCCGTGAGTGATCCACCCTGTGGCCCGGTCTTCATTCAAGCCGATGCCGCCGCCCGGTATGTGCATGAAGCGCTGGTCAGTCGCGACACGCTGACATTCGGGGCCATCCTGTACGCCCGAGAGGGCGTGTACCTCGCCACGTTGCCGCTGACTGCGCAACGTTCCGAGCTGGCACTGGATCGGATTTTTGTACGAGGCCAATGGCTGCGCGGCTATGCGTGGCAAGCGCTGTATCTGCGTGCGCCGCTGCCTCCGGTCGGCGTGCGCGCCAATGATGTACGCCACTCCTTTTTTACTCCCGACGACATCCAGCAGGCCTGCAGGCGCGCCACCACGCCCCAGGGGTACAAACCGATCTATTTTTCCTGCGCCGACGGCGCGTTGTTGAGGCTGCAACTGCATGCTTTCGAGCCCGGCGAGTTTTTTGACCGGTTCGGTCAGGTCGAATTGCGCGCCAACTCGTTTCTGTCGCGCGAGCAGGCGGCGATCGACGAGCGAGCCATGGCCCGAGGCCGGTTCGGTTTTACCGAGTATGTTCGGCGCATGGCGCGGGCCGGACGGCTGGAGGTCATTGCAACCAGTGACTGCTGGTCGCGTCATGGGCAGGTGGATGAAGACTGGCAGCCGCGTCTCGCCGACACGCCCCACGAACAACGCTGGCTGGAACATCCAGTGCCAGCCCTGGGACCGATCTTCCATCACCCCGACGATGCTGCACGTTACGCTCACCAGCGCGTCGACAGCGAAACGCTCGGCCAGATCGGCTACGAGGGGGCGGTCCTGGCGCGGTCGACGAGCCAACGCTTTGTGCCGCTCGAACCGATTGCCGGGTTCGCCCATGGCGATAGCCTTCGTGCGCAGCTGTTCCGCACGACCTCCGACAGCCAATCGCGCCTTCCACCGCTGCGCCTTTTCGATGGTTACGCCTGTGTCGCCAGCCACCAGTTCAATCGGTCGCAGAACACCACGCCGACCATGGACATCGAGCAGATCGGGGCTCATTTTCCGACACCTGATCGCCTGCACGCGCACACTCATGACCTGAAAAACCGCGGGCTGGACATTGAGCGTTATTACTACTCCACACCCGGGCATGCGCTGCTTGAATACGTTCCTGATTATTCAGCCGATGAAAGCGCGCTGTTGTTGTCGGCGCATTCGCTGGTATTCAGGGGCGGGCGCTGGCTCAGCCGGCTGAGTCCTGCTGAGTTTGTCGCTCAACTCAGGCAACTGGGGGAATTGCGCGTGCTGGTCGCCGGCGACTATTGGCGCCAGACAGGACGCCTGCGCGGCAGTTGGAAAACCCGCCGGCAGCAATCACCACTTGCCGGGACATTGCGCCTCAGAGACGAGTTGTAA
- a CDS encoding PepSY-associated TM helix domain-containing protein, with the protein MKQPQPNFYNLAWRWHFYAGLFVAPFMVMLALTGIIYLFKPQLDSLMYSSLLNVPAGHHTVPADDLLQRVKNAYPQGQVTQYLPPLNAERSAQFVVNNAGHELNVFVDPYHGDVLGEQDARQNLQAIARALHGELMIGTVGDRLIEMAAGWGVVLVVSGLFLWWPRGQAAGILWPRLNARGRVLWRDLHAVTGFWGATLLLVMLLSGMTWTGFWGKQYAAVWNVFPAAMWNNVPTSDVEARSLNSVTRQTVPWAMENTPMPMSGDHAEHMAHAGAHAGPAAPAVSLQAVQNIATERKVEPGYSITLPTTATGVFTIAVFADDPRNDATLHVDQYTGKVLADVRFEQYGTVARATEIGVMLHEGKMFGTFNQIVVLLICLMILLSAVSGVVIWWKRRPEGRFGVPPLRHDLPKWKTGVAIMLALAVIFPLVGASLVVVWVLDRLLLARLGQRTADMAP; encoded by the coding sequence ATGAAACAGCCCCAACCGAATTTCTACAACCTGGCCTGGCGTTGGCATTTTTACGCCGGTCTGTTCGTCGCCCCGTTCATGGTGATGCTGGCGCTGACCGGCATCATTTATCTGTTCAAACCGCAACTCGACTCGCTGATGTACAGCAGCCTGCTCAACGTCCCCGCCGGTCATCACACGGTGCCGGCCGATGACCTGCTGCAACGGGTAAAAAACGCCTATCCGCAAGGCCAGGTGACTCAGTACTTGCCACCGCTGAACGCCGAGCGCAGCGCACAGTTCGTGGTCAACAACGCCGGCCACGAACTCAACGTGTTCGTCGATCCGTACCACGGCGACGTTCTCGGCGAGCAGGATGCCAGGCAGAATCTGCAAGCCATTGCCCGCGCCCTCCACGGCGAATTGATGATCGGCACCGTCGGTGACCGGCTGATCGAAATGGCCGCTGGCTGGGGCGTGGTGTTGGTGGTGTCGGGGCTGTTCCTGTGGTGGCCGCGGGGTCAGGCGGCGGGCATTTTGTGGCCGCGGCTGAACGCCCGCGGTCGCGTGCTGTGGCGTGATCTGCACGCTGTCACCGGGTTCTGGGGCGCAACATTGTTGCTGGTGATGCTGCTCAGCGGCATGACCTGGACCGGTTTCTGGGGCAAACAATATGCGGCGGTATGGAACGTGTTCCCGGCCGCGATGTGGAACAACGTGCCGACCTCCGACGTTGAAGCGCGCAGCCTCAACAGCGTCACGCGCCAGACCGTGCCATGGGCGATGGAAAACACGCCGATGCCGATGTCCGGCGATCATGCCGAGCACATGGCGCATGCGGGTGCCCATGCCGGGCCTGCCGCACCGGCCGTCAGCCTGCAAGCCGTACAGAACATTGCCACCGAGCGCAAAGTCGAACCGGGCTACAGCATCACCCTGCCGACTACCGCCACCGGCGTATTCACCATCGCCGTTTTCGCCGATGACCCACGCAACGACGCCACTCTGCATGTCGATCAGTACACCGGCAAGGTCCTCGCCGATGTGCGTTTCGAGCAGTACGGCACAGTGGCCCGCGCCACAGAAATCGGCGTGATGCTCCACGAAGGCAAGATGTTCGGCACCTTCAATCAGATCGTCGTGCTGCTGATCTGCCTGATGATCCTGCTCAGCGCCGTCAGCGGCGTGGTGATCTGGTGGAAACGTCGGCCCGAAGGCAGGTTCGGTGTCCCGCCGCTGCGCCATGATCTGCCGAAATGGAAAACCGGCGTGGCGATCATGCTGGCGCTGGCGGTGATATTCCCGCTGGTGGGGGCATCGCTGGTGGTGGTGTGGGTGCTCGACAGGCTGTTACTGGCACGGTTGGGCCAGCGCACGGCAGATATGGCGCCGTGA